A stretch of DNA from Erwinia aphidicola:
CCGCAGAAGCGCGACTGGGCGAACGGCAGATCGGCTGAAATGCATAACACCACGGCATTGTCGACTTCACCCGCCAGCTGGTTGAATTTACGCACCGAAGCGGCGCATACGCCGGTATCAATGCTCGGGAAGATATTCAGAACTTTGCGCTTACCCGCGTAGTTTGACAGAGAAACTTCGGAAAGGTCTTTGGCCACCAGGGTAAACGGTTTTGCGCTCTGGCCCGGCGTTGGCAGCTGGCCGTCAACGGAAACCGGATTGCCCTGAAAGTGTACGGTCTGAGACATAATCTATCCTTTTAATGTTAATGGTGTTTAACCTGGTCCAGTGTATGCCATGCTTGAGGTGTGCGACAGTTTAAAATCCTTCATGCTGTCCAATTAGAATGAAATCAGGGAGCTGAGTATGAGAGCAGTCAAGGTCTATCCGGAAAGCTGGCCGTTGCATAGCCCGTTTGTTATTGCCCGCGGCGCGCGCAGTGAGGCGGGCGTGGTGGTCGTGGAGCTGGAAGAGGATGGCATAAAAGGCGTCGGTGAATGCACCCCTTATCCCCGCTATGGTGAAAGTGAAGCCTCCGTACTGGCGCAAATTACTCAGCTGCTGCCCGCGCTGCAACAGGGGATGGATCGCGCCCAGCTGCAGCACAGCCTGCCCGCCGGGGCGGCACGCAATGCCCTCGACAGCGCGCTGTGGAACCTGGAAGTGCAGCGCACGCAGCGCAGCCTCTGGCAGTTGACCGCCAGCGCGCAGCCCGCGGTGATTGACATGGCGCAGACCGTCAGCATCGACGGGCCGGAAATGATGGCCAGCAGCGCGCTGGCGCTGTGGGAGAACGGCGCCAGGCTGCTAAAAATCAAACTCGACGATCATCTGATCACCGAGCGCCTGGTGGCGATCCGCAGCGCGGTGCCGCAGGCGACGCTGATTGTCGACGCTAACGAATCCTGGCACGGCGAAGGGCTGGCCGCGCGCTGCCAGCTGCTGGCCGACCTCGGGGTGGCGATGCTGGAGCAGCCGCTGCCTGCGGGCGATGATGCGGCGCTGGAAAACTTTATTCATCCCCTGCCGATCTGCGCTGATGAGAGCTGTCATACCGTCGACAGCCTGCCCGCACTGCGCGGGCGCTATGAGATGGTGAATATCAAACTGGATAAAACCGGCGGCCTGACCGCCGCACTGGCGCTGGCCGCCGCCGCGCAGGCGCAGGGATTCGCCATTATGCTCGGCTGCATGCTGTGCACCTCACGTGCGATCCGCGCCGCGCTGCCGCTGGTGCCTCAGGCGCGCTTTGTCGACCTCGACGGCCCGACCTGGCTGGCGGTGGATGCCGAACCAGTATTGCCCTTCAGCTGCGGGCGCATTGAGCTGTCACGGCTGCCAGCTGAGTAAATCCACCAGGGCGCCGAGATAGTGCTCGGTGGCGGCATCGGCGGAAATCGGCGGGAACTCTGCCGTGATGCAGGGCACATCCAGATCGGCGCACCAGCTGCCAAACGAACCCGGGGTGGCATAGCCCACGCTGGTAACCAGCGGCAGGCCGGTTTTGCTCGCCAGCCAGTGCCCGAGCGGGCTGCTGTCCGGGTCTTCAATGCAGGCCAGCGGCTCGTGGAAGCTGACAATCCACGCCGGGGCAATCTGATGGATCAGCTGGCACAGCGCTTTGGTTTCCGGTTCAGACGCGGCGAAATCCCCGGTCGACAGCTGGACATCGCGCTCGTCGGCCGCACTATTCCAGCGGTAAACCGTGTCACCGGGCTGCCAGTTGGCGGCAGGAAAATTACGATTCAGGTCAACCCCGTTAGCATTGGCGCGTAAGCCAAGCTGGCAGCCATCCGGATTTACCGCCAGCACCACGTGGTGACGGCGGTGGCTGTCCTGCAGCGTGCGCATGGCGCATGAGAGGGTGACCACGGCGGCGTTCTCATCGCCGTGCGTACCGGCGAGGATCAGGCCACTCTCTTCATCCGCCATGGGCGCCGGGAACCACAGCAGCGGAGCACCCAGTACCGACTGTCCATAAGGTTGCGCCACGGCATCAAGACGACCGCGCAGCGGTCTCGGGTGAAGTAACGACATCTACAGTGCTCCAGTTATTTAGCCAGTGATTAAGCTAGCACATTGCCCGCCAGCGTTCATCGCTCACACAATGAATAAAATACTATTTACGCTGTAACAATCTGCGTTACAGTCAGCCGTGAAAATAACCCGGCCGCACATCACGTTACGTTGCTTGCAAGGATACCGTTATGAGGAAATCGTCACCCTTTGCGCTGGCTGCTTTAGCGCTGGT
This window harbors:
- the tpx gene encoding thiol peroxidase, which produces MSQTVHFQGNPVSVDGQLPTPGQSAKPFTLVAKDLSEVSLSNYAGKRKVLNIFPSIDTGVCAASVRKFNQLAGEVDNAVVLCISADLPFAQSRFCGSDGLSNVVTLSTLRGNEFLQDYGVAIADSPLKGLAARAVVVLDEKDNVIYSQLVNEITTEPDYDAALASLN
- the ycjG gene encoding L-Ala-D/L-Glu epimerase, whose product is MRAVKVYPESWPLHSPFVIARGARSEAGVVVVELEEDGIKGVGECTPYPRYGESEASVLAQITQLLPALQQGMDRAQLQHSLPAGAARNALDSALWNLEVQRTQRSLWQLTASAQPAVIDMAQTVSIDGPEMMASSALALWENGARLLKIKLDDHLITERLVAIRSAVPQATLIVDANESWHGEGLAARCQLLADLGVAMLEQPLPAGDDAALENFIHPLPICADESCHTVDSLPALRGRYEMVNIKLDKTGGLTAALALAAAAQAQGFAIMLGCMLCTSRAIRAALPLVPQARFVDLDGPTWLAVDAEPVLPFSCGRIELSRLPAE
- the mpaA gene encoding murein tripeptide amidase MpaA, translating into MSLLHPRPLRGRLDAVAQPYGQSVLGAPLLWFPAPMADEESGLILAGTHGDENAAVVTLSCAMRTLQDSHRRHHVVLAVNPDGCQLGLRANANGVDLNRNFPAANWQPGDTVYRWNSAADERDVQLSTGDFAASEPETKALCQLIHQIAPAWIVSFHEPLACIEDPDSSPLGHWLASKTGLPLVTSVGYATPGSFGSWCADLDVPCITAEFPPISADAATEHYLGALVDLLSWQP